TGCCACGCATTTCTAGCCATTCTTCAAAGGTGTATTTGTCCATCGACACAACATAGTCATCGCCGCGAATAATTGCAGGAATTAGCCCGATCGCAAACCGAATCTTTTGATTCCAAGTGAGCATATCGTTGTTGCGTAGAATCGAGGTAATGATATTGAAAGGAGCGGGGATATTAGGTACGTCAAACCATGACAATACCCCTGGCTTTTCAGGTTGATTAAAAATTAAAGCATGGCGTTTCCATTGCAGGCGATCGAGGATATTTAGCTCACCCATCAGTTGCAACATATTTGGATAAGCGCCAAAAAAGTTATGTAGCCCTGTTTCGATCCAGTCGCCATCGGCATCTTTCCATGCTGCTACTAAGCCGCCGAGAACGTTACTGCGCTCTAGCAAAATCGGCTGATGTCCTAAATCCACCAAATACTTGGCACAGGATAATCCTGCTAACCCTCCTCCAGCGATCGCAACGCGCATACTTTTTCGATACCTATACGTTTAATTTTTTATGTTTAATTATCTCCATCTTACTTTGCAAAGCTTAATAATTCACTAAATTTTGTCAGTAAAACCCAGAAAGTAGAGTGGGGCGCTAAGCGCCCCACTCTACTTTCTGGGTTTTATATTGATGAACCATTGGATAATCGCATTTTTGTTTTAAGATGGCGATCAGCACTTCAATCTTAGCCAGTATGGTAAAAAGCCTCATTGATTCCCCTGAGATATCTAGTAAGCCATCTCGTAGATTATGGATGGCGGCGATTAAGTTCCCGATGTATAGTGTGGCGATCGTGCCGATCGCTACGGGTACGGCTGTTGCTTATCGCAATATAGGGGCGATTAACTGGAGTATTTTTTTCATGTTTCTGGTTTCCGCAGTCTTGATTTTAGTCTGGGAAAATCTCTGCAATGACGTATTTGATTCGGAAACAGGCATTGATATCAATAAGGCGCATTCAGTTGTCAATCTTACGGGCAAGAAGAATTTAATCTTTGCGATCGCTAATATTTGTTTGCTTCTAGGCATTAGTGGCGTATTGGCTATTTCTTGGATACAGCAAGATATTGTGGTGGTTAGTGCGATCGCCCTTTGCTGTTTTCTCGGCTATATTTACCAAGGTCCCCCATTTCGGTTGGGATATCAAGGATGGGGCGAGGTTTTATGCTTTTTTGCCTTTGGACCCTTAGGAGTTTCGGCAGCTTATTATAGCCAAACTAAATCTTGGTCTATTGGCGCGATCGCCGCAGCAATCATTGTTGGAATTATTACTAGCCTGATTTTATTCTGTTCTCATTTCAATCAAGTTGCCGATGATCTTGCCGCAGGTAAGCGATCGCCTGTTGTGCGTTTAGGCACTAAGCGCTCAGCCCAACTTTTACCTTGGATTTGTGCTGTGATCTATGGGATTGCGATCGTAGCGATCGCTCTTAATTTTTTCCCCATCTGGACTGCGATCGTTTTAGTTAGCTTACCGATTGCATGGAAATTGTCTAGATTCATTTTAGAAAATCATGATCAAGCCGATCTATTACTAGATTACCGATTCATTGCAGTGGCACTACATTTTGTTATCGGTTCATGTCTGAGTATTAGTCTGATTTTTTAGAAAATGCATCTATTGAAACTTAGGGTCTATCGGTCATAAGTTTGTTGGAAATCCACTAGCATAATACTTCTGGCAGTTTCAAAACTTCGTATCACCTATAAAGTTCTTGAGAGAAAAACAAGCCAATTTATAACAGATAAACTAAAGAAAGAAAGAAAGAAACTTTATAAAAAGAATTAACTGTTTTTTAAGTTTACATTTGGGTTTCAGTCATTATAATATTGGTGTAACAGCTTCTAACGATTATGAATCACAATTTAGGAAAGGAAAATATTACTGTGGTTTGTGTGGCTGACAACAATTATGCGATGCCAATTGCTGTCACTGCCTGCTCAATTCTCAAACATCTACCACCCGAACAATCACTAGATCTGTATATACTTGATGCTGGGATTGAACCTATTAATGTTAAAAAGATTCTTAAATCTCTTGACTTATCTAGATGTAAGGTTAACTTTATCAATACCAAAGATCAATTTAAAGACGTTCCCACATCCGATCATCTTACTGAGTCAACATTTCATCGACTTTTAATCCCTCAGCTTCTTTCTCAAGATTTGCACAAAGTCATTTATTTAGACTGTGACCTGTTAGTTCTAAGTGATCTCAGTATTTTATGGAATATTGACATTGGAGACAAACATATTTTAGCAGTCCAAGACCTTAGTATAAAAACAATAGCTAACGCTATCAAAGATTATCAACTACTTGGCATACCTCCAGATTGCAAATACTTTAACGCTGGTGTTCTAGTATTTAATTTAGACAAATGGAGAGAATTTGACACTTCATCAAAAATAATAGAATATGTTCGTAAACCTCGTAAATCTTTATTGTTATATAATGATCAGGACGCTCTAAACGCAATTTTGTGGGATAAATGGCTGGAGCTTGATCCTAAGTGGAATAGACAATTTAAATCTGATGCTAAT
This genomic stretch from Pseudanabaena galeata CCNP1313 harbors:
- the menA gene encoding 2-carboxy-1,4-naphthoquinone phytyltransferase, with protein sequence MVKSLIDSPEISSKPSRRLWMAAIKFPMYSVAIVPIATGTAVAYRNIGAINWSIFFMFLVSAVLILVWENLCNDVFDSETGIDINKAHSVVNLTGKKNLIFAIANICLLLGISGVLAISWIQQDIVVVSAIALCCFLGYIYQGPPFRLGYQGWGEVLCFFAFGPLGVSAAYYSQTKSWSIGAIAAAIIVGIITSLILFCSHFNQVADDLAAGKRSPVVRLGTKRSAQLLPWICAVIYGIAIVAIALNFFPIWTAIVLVSLPIAWKLSRFILENHDQADLLLDYRFIAVALHFVIGSCLSISLIF
- a CDS encoding glycosyltransferase family 8 protein is translated as MNHNLGKENITVVCVADNNYAMPIAVTACSILKHLPPEQSLDLYILDAGIEPINVKKILKSLDLSRCKVNFINTKDQFKDVPTSDHLTESTFHRLLIPQLLSQDLHKVIYLDCDLLVLSDLSILWNIDIGDKHILAVQDLSIKTIANAIKDYQLLGIPPDCKYFNAGVLVFNLDKWREFDTSSKIIEYVRKPRKSLLLYNDQDALNAILWDKWLELDPKWNRQFKSDANEDRKLVDLLTERYGEDASLEIANNPYIIHFIQDTKPWQYYRHPKKNLFYEYLDLTDWAGWRYSIWTVLWRKLSKIFSKYFVIRVKT